From the Candidatus Ozemobacteraceae bacterium genome, one window contains:
- the secD gene encoding protein translocase subunit SecD — translation MRSQHRFNLTVMLLIFAFTLVYTFPSTNLWTKCFGVLTIDEQLAVPVRSLEFKDAPEGKAAQVDLKVDSASSVFASNPNVKQEDVLNSVAETIRLKLVEDGLSASVINPDYSSGKATIRVAEKTAAEFRQAFDKLNFYAMMPTFLAKVFPRSKITLGLDLKGGIDLVYQVDMQSLESTDNPKDAVSRSVEIIRNRIDMYGIAEPSIKAQENNRIRIQLPGVKDPERVKSLIQSTAMLKFHLVKDQAVTATQLEPVDPTSELVLIEPASRNATARWYKLKRTPEVTGRDLRYAKVAFDEMGVPTVHLEFNPEGAAKFANSTGQHVGEQLAIVLDNKVHSAPVIQTRITGGNAQITGRFSLEEAQNLAIVLRAGALPANLILLESRVVGPTLGAESIRAGIRAGVLSAIMVVAFMIMLYKFCGFLAAMAMVFNTLIVFSLMVFFGGTLTLPGIAGLILSVGMAVDANVIIFERIKEEMRTGKTVRASIESGFDRAMACIIDSNVTTILTVAILYAFGSGPIRGFATTLGFGLIANIYTAVIGVKLALDLIYVRSKATTLSI, via the coding sequence ATGAGAAGTCAGCATCGGTTCAACTTAACGGTCATGCTCCTGATCTTCGCTTTTACGCTCGTCTACACGTTCCCATCGACGAATCTGTGGACGAAGTGCTTCGGAGTCCTGACCATCGACGAGCAGCTTGCGGTCCCGGTCCGCTCGCTCGAGTTCAAGGACGCCCCGGAAGGCAAGGCCGCCCAGGTCGACCTGAAGGTCGATTCCGCCTCCTCGGTCTTCGCGTCGAACCCGAACGTGAAGCAGGAAGACGTGCTCAACAGCGTCGCCGAGACCATCCGCCTCAAGCTGGTCGAAGACGGCCTTTCCGCTTCGGTCATCAATCCCGATTACTCGTCGGGAAAAGCGACGATCCGGGTCGCCGAGAAGACCGCCGCCGAGTTCCGCCAGGCGTTCGATAAGCTGAACTTCTACGCGATGATGCCGACCTTTCTCGCCAAGGTTTTCCCGCGGTCGAAGATCACCCTCGGCCTCGATCTCAAGGGTGGCATCGATCTCGTCTACCAGGTCGACATGCAGTCGCTCGAAAGCACCGACAACCCGAAGGACGCGGTCAGTCGCTCCGTCGAGATCATCCGCAACCGCATCGACATGTACGGCATCGCCGAGCCCAGCATCAAGGCCCAGGAAAACAACCGGATCCGCATTCAGCTCCCCGGCGTGAAGGATCCCGAGCGCGTGAAGAGCCTGATCCAGTCGACGGCCATGCTCAAGTTCCACCTGGTGAAAGACCAGGCGGTCACGGCGACCCAGCTCGAGCCGGTCGACCCGACCAGCGAACTCGTGCTGATCGAGCCCGCGTCGCGCAACGCCACTGCCCGCTGGTACAAGCTCAAGCGCACTCCCGAAGTCACCGGCCGCGATCTCAGATACGCCAAGGTCGCTTTCGACGAAATGGGCGTTCCCACGGTTCACCTCGAATTCAACCCGGAAGGCGCCGCCAAGTTCGCGAACAGCACCGGCCAGCACGTCGGTGAGCAGCTCGCCATCGTTCTCGACAACAAAGTGCACAGCGCTCCGGTCATCCAGACCCGTATCACTGGCGGCAATGCACAGATCACCGGGCGCTTCTCCCTCGAGGAAGCCCAGAATCTGGCGATCGTGCTTCGCGCCGGCGCTCTGCCGGCAAACCTGATTCTCCTCGAGAGCCGCGTGGTCGGTCCGACCCTTGGGGCGGAATCTATCCGAGCCGGCATTCGAGCCGGTGTTCTCAGCGCCATCATGGTTGTCGCGTTCATGATCATGCTGTACAAGTTCTGCGGATTCCTGGCTGCCATGGCCATGGTATTCAACACCCTGATCGTTTTCTCCCTCATGGTCTTCTTCGGCGGAACCTTGACGCTGCCTGGTATCGCAGGTCTGATTCTGAGCGTCGGTATGGCCGTCGATGCGAACGTCATCATTTTCGAACGCATCAAGGAAGAGATGCGAACGGGCAAGACCGTTCGTGCCTCGATCGAATCCGGCTTTGATCGAGCGATGGCTTGCATCATCGATTCGAACGTCACCACGATTCTCACCGTGGCCATCCTGTATGCGTTCGGCAGCGGGCCCATTCGCGGATTCGCGACCACTCTCGGCTTCGGTCTGATCGCCAATATCTATACCGCGGTCATTGGCGTGAAACTGGCTCTCGATCTGATTTACGTCCGGTCCAAAGCTACGACGCTGAGCATCTGA
- a CDS encoding zinc ribbon domain-containing protein, which yields MPIYEFYCSDCNKAFDVLCSMKTDLSTIACDTCHGKNVSKKVSSFATSGGTKTLDLGSGGGGGGHSCGSCSSHSCGSCGH from the coding sequence ATGCCGATCTACGAATTTTACTGTTCCGACTGCAACAAGGCCTTTGACGTTCTTTGCTCGATGAAAACGGATTTGAGCACCATCGCCTGCGACACTTGTCACGGGAAAAACGTCAGTAAAAAGGTCTCGAGCTTCGCCACGTCCGGCGGCACGAAAACGCTGGATCTCGGAAGCGGCGGCGGTGGCGGCGGTCACAGCTGCGGAAGCTGTTCGTCGCACTCTTGCGGAAGCTGCGGGCATTGA
- a CDS encoding HEAT repeat domain-containing protein, whose translation MIWPFSASEPPQELITKLADPDQNVRKSAFARLEEHDAPETDSLILAAMSDAIVGTRDLLIPLVELSGKRGIEGAVDKLATILDDDDNAVRVAAVQALLKIATQSSLDVLIPLLSDADLTIRRDVRNGIARFYGEKALGALVRAVPADHNSTLYFEIVSLFDDLGLFELVQEQFRHPDPDVKRFHFETLVKFHRPDFVPLYMEMAEDTDPSIRRRLREALSEYTPDELMPAFRDKLMENVETGLLQLTDDVLIKRFAEARRFLLDLALKMPTGEGRDMLLARLLKRLDPALFEHALRLFDTDSVRARAMTADALAALADSVIEKIQTSSDERKASFEALVETWRQSLHSKITSDERISPEMMRLFFHLARSAPDMLRPVLSRLLSNSFADTVRVLSDWPFEEVSSLVRTALQDDPSLAALLISGQSKQPSLLLLRVLLKNSCVLDPADRTAFFRKQMGSRSFSIKLAELLEDEDPEVRASALEFMGEAGGDQLSKIVEARFHDTAPVVRLMAVRIALKSRHPRVLGMLDEAVADPSPKVAAEALRGLKQMLPSERLAPYLTRLVHSPDEELRNTALQEVAKVTQKRYLDNFNTLSPEVRKLAGTALLKLDTSFIDQLIVELKSLDPELRLRAARIMENLQVNNKGKDALLGAMKDPSRKVRAAVIKTLGVIGDRELLGNLIEFFNDPDERVRANAIEAIASIGDARALQILFPFLEDANNRIRANAAIAVWQIGKVNVVPVLQKMLSMREPLMRASGLWALGEIKQEMSLPIILAHLRDKEEIVRVNAVRSAVKISPAAIKPFMPYLRKDSSEEIRKIVTELSYKVL comes from the coding sequence ATGATCTGGCCCTTTTCAGCTTCGGAACCACCGCAGGAACTCATCACCAAGCTCGCCGATCCCGACCAGAACGTCAGGAAGTCGGCTTTCGCCCGGCTCGAAGAGCACGATGCCCCCGAAACCGACTCGCTGATTCTCGCGGCGATGTCCGATGCGATAGTCGGCACGCGCGATCTCCTCATTCCCCTCGTCGAGCTGTCCGGAAAACGCGGTATCGAAGGCGCGGTGGACAAGCTCGCCACGATTCTCGACGATGACGACAACGCGGTCCGCGTCGCCGCCGTCCAGGCGCTTCTGAAAATCGCCACCCAGTCGAGTCTCGACGTCCTGATCCCCCTGCTTTCCGACGCTGACCTGACGATCCGTCGCGATGTGCGGAACGGCATCGCCAGATTCTACGGCGAGAAGGCGCTGGGCGCACTCGTGCGAGCGGTCCCCGCCGATCACAACTCGACCCTGTATTTCGAGATCGTCTCGCTTTTCGACGATCTGGGCCTGTTCGAGCTCGTCCAAGAGCAGTTCCGCCACCCCGACCCCGACGTCAAGCGATTCCATTTCGAAACGCTGGTCAAGTTTCATCGGCCGGACTTCGTCCCCCTCTACATGGAAATGGCCGAGGACACGGACCCCTCCATCCGTCGGCGCCTTCGCGAAGCCCTTTCCGAATACACGCCCGACGAGCTGATGCCCGCCTTCCGGGACAAATTGATGGAGAACGTCGAAACCGGACTTCTCCAGCTGACCGACGACGTCCTCATCAAGCGGTTCGCCGAAGCGCGTCGGTTTCTGCTCGACCTTGCGCTGAAAATGCCCACAGGGGAAGGCCGAGACATGCTCCTCGCGCGGCTTCTCAAACGTCTCGACCCGGCGCTGTTCGAACATGCCCTCCGGCTGTTCGACACCGACTCGGTCAGGGCGCGGGCGATGACTGCCGACGCGCTGGCGGCGCTGGCCGACTCGGTCATAGAGAAGATCCAGACGAGCAGCGACGAGCGGAAAGCTTCGTTCGAAGCGCTGGTCGAGACGTGGCGGCAGTCCCTGCATTCCAAGATCACCTCCGACGAGCGGATTTCGCCGGAAATGATGCGCCTCTTCTTCCACCTTGCCAGATCCGCGCCGGACATGCTCCGCCCCGTGCTTTCACGCCTCCTCTCGAACAGTTTCGCCGATACGGTCCGCGTGCTGTCCGACTGGCCGTTCGAAGAGGTCTCCTCTCTCGTACGGACCGCCCTCCAGGACGACCCCTCGCTCGCCGCCCTCCTGATCTCCGGCCAGAGCAAACAGCCGTCCCTGCTTCTGCTGCGGGTTCTGCTCAAGAATTCCTGCGTGCTCGATCCGGCCGACCGCACCGCCTTTTTCCGGAAACAGATGGGCTCCCGATCCTTCTCGATCAAACTCGCCGAACTGCTCGAGGACGAGGATCCCGAGGTCCGGGCCTCGGCGCTGGAATTCATGGGAGAGGCCGGCGGAGACCAGCTTTCCAAGATCGTCGAAGCGAGGTTCCATGACACGGCTCCGGTCGTCAGACTCATGGCTGTCCGTATCGCCCTGAAAAGCAGGCATCCCCGCGTTCTCGGAATGCTCGACGAAGCCGTCGCCGACCCTTCCCCGAAAGTCGCGGCGGAGGCGCTTCGCGGCCTGAAACAGATGCTCCCGTCCGAACGGCTCGCCCCCTACCTGACGCGGCTTGTCCACAGCCCCGACGAGGAGCTGCGCAACACCGCCCTGCAGGAAGTCGCGAAGGTGACCCAGAAGCGATATCTCGACAACTTCAACACCCTCTCTCCCGAAGTCCGTAAACTCGCCGGCACGGCACTCCTGAAGCTCGACACCAGCTTCATCGATCAGCTCATCGTCGAACTCAAATCCCTCGACCCCGAGCTTCGCCTTCGCGCGGCCCGCATCATGGAAAACCTCCAGGTGAACAACAAGGGCAAGGATGCCCTCCTAGGGGCGATGAAAGACCCCTCCCGAAAAGTCCGTGCGGCCGTGATCAAGACGCTCGGCGTGATCGGCGACCGTGAACTGCTCGGCAACCTGATCGAGTTCTTCAACGATCCCGACGAGCGTGTCCGCGCCAACGCCATCGAAGCCATCGCGAGCATCGGGGACGCACGCGCGCTCCAGATCCTGTTCCCCTTCCTAGAAGACGCGAACAACCGCATCCGCGCCAACGCCGCCATCGCGGTCTGGCAGATCGGAAAAGTCAACGTCGTCCCCGTCCTCCAGAAGATGCTCTCGATGCGTGAGCCCCTGATGCGCGCCAGCGGCCTGTGGGCGCTCGGAGAGATCAAGCAGGAGATGTCCCTGCCGATCATCCTGGCACACCTGCGCGACAAAGAAGAGATCGTCCGCGTCAACGCCGTTCGATCGGCCGTCAAGATTTCTCCGGCCGCCATCAAGCCCTTCATGCCGTATCTGAGGAAGGATTCCTCCGAGGAGATCCGGAAAATCGTCACCGAGTTGAGCTACAAGGTTCTCTGA
- a CDS encoding DJ-1/PfpI family protein — protein sequence MSKPTIACVIAPEKFRDEELFVPKAAFEKAGYQTVIASTRIGTASGMLGGFAIATCPISDLKAADLAALVVVGGAGSHAYLWGHADLHALVRAMATAGKPVAAICISPAVLARAGVLKGRKATVFKDRASIAELEKAEAAYEPRACVVDGNIITASGPEAAAEFADEILRLLKAPPR from the coding sequence ATGTCGAAACCAACGATCGCCTGTGTCATAGCCCCGGAAAAGTTCCGTGACGAAGAGTTGTTCGTTCCGAAAGCGGCTTTCGAAAAAGCCGGGTATCAGACTGTCATCGCGAGCACCCGCATCGGGACCGCCTCCGGCATGCTCGGCGGGTTTGCCATCGCCACATGCCCGATCTCCGACCTGAAAGCGGCCGACCTCGCCGCCCTGGTCGTCGTCGGAGGCGCGGGGTCGCACGCCTACCTCTGGGGCCACGCCGACCTGCACGCACTCGTTCGGGCAATGGCGACCGCCGGCAAACCCGTGGCTGCCATCTGCATTTCTCCCGCGGTGCTCGCCAGGGCGGGCGTCCTGAAGGGCAGAAAGGCCACCGTCTTCAAGGATCGGGCCTCGATCGCCGAACTTGAAAAGGCGGAAGCGGCATACGAACCCCGGGCCTGCGTCGTCGACGGAAATATCATCACCGCCAGCGGCCCCGAAGCCGCCGCCGAATTCGCCGACGAGATCCTTCGCCTCCTCAAAGCACCCCCACGTTGA
- a CDS encoding cyclic 2,3-diphosphoglycerate synthase — protein sequence MAPIKTIIMGAAGRDFHNFNVVYRDNPAYQVVAFTATQIPNIEGRVYPAKLAGKLYPKGIPIRPEKDLIDLIRKEKIAEVVFSYSDVSHEYIMHHASQVTAAGASFKLLGYDQTAIKLDVPVVSVCAVRTGSGKSQTTRRVVTALKKMGLRVVSIRHPMPYGNLEKQICQRFADYKDLDKHDCTIEEREEYEPHIDMGAVIYSGVDYGKIGAEAEKEADVIVWDGGNNDFPFFKADLKVVVADPHRPGHERGYYPGEANCYIADVVVLNKIDSCYPDDLHVVRENIMMMNPEAVLVHGASPIYVDHGERIRGKRVVVIEDGPTLTHGEMQFGAGYVAAQRYGAGEIVDPRDKFVGEMAKALRKYPDIGAIIPALGYSGKEVADLEKTVNSVDCDLVISATPIDLTRVIKIKKPHLRVRYELQEIGEPNMDHLIREFAIKHKLLKSSKK from the coding sequence ATGGCACCGATCAAAACCATCATCATGGGCGCGGCCGGCCGGGATTTCCACAATTTCAACGTCGTGTACCGCGACAATCCTGCCTACCAGGTTGTGGCGTTCACCGCGACCCAGATTCCGAACATCGAAGGGCGCGTGTACCCGGCGAAGCTCGCCGGCAAACTGTATCCGAAGGGCATTCCGATCCGCCCCGAGAAAGACCTCATCGACCTGATCCGCAAGGAAAAGATCGCCGAAGTCGTGTTCTCCTACAGCGATGTCAGCCATGAATACATCATGCACCACGCCAGCCAGGTGACCGCCGCCGGCGCCAGCTTCAAGCTGCTCGGCTACGACCAGACCGCGATCAAGCTCGATGTGCCGGTCGTTTCCGTCTGCGCCGTCCGCACCGGCTCCGGCAAGTCTCAGACGACCCGCCGTGTCGTCACCGCTCTCAAAAAGATGGGCCTCAGGGTCGTCTCGATCCGTCATCCGATGCCGTACGGCAATCTCGAGAAGCAAATCTGCCAGCGCTTTGCCGACTATAAAGACCTCGACAAGCACGACTGCACCATCGAGGAGCGCGAGGAATACGAGCCGCATATCGACATGGGCGCCGTCATCTATTCCGGCGTCGACTACGGCAAAATCGGCGCCGAAGCCGAAAAAGAAGCCGACGTCATCGTCTGGGACGGCGGAAACAATGATTTCCCCTTCTTCAAGGCTGATCTCAAGGTCGTTGTCGCCGACCCGCACCGCCCCGGCCACGAGCGCGGCTATTATCCCGGCGAAGCCAACTGCTACATCGCCGACGTCGTCGTCCTCAATAAGATCGACTCGTGCTACCCCGACGATCTCCACGTCGTCCGCGAGAACATCATGATGATGAATCCTGAGGCGGTCCTCGTTCACGGCGCCAGCCCGATCTACGTCGACCACGGCGAGAGAATCCGCGGCAAGCGCGTCGTTGTTATCGAAGACGGCCCGACCCTGACCCACGGCGAGATGCAGTTCGGCGCCGGTTACGTCGCCGCCCAGCGCTACGGCGCCGGTGAAATCGTCGATCCGCGCGACAAGTTCGTCGGCGAGATGGCCAAGGCCCTTCGGAAGTATCCCGACATCGGGGCGATCATCCCGGCTCTCGGCTACAGCGGCAAGGAAGTCGCTGACCTCGAGAAGACCGTAAACTCGGTCGACTGCGACCTGGTCATCTCTGCCACCCCGATCGACCTGACCCGCGTCATCAAGATCAAGAAGCCGCATCTGCGCGTCCGCTACGAGCTCCAGGAAATCGGCGAGCCCAACATGGACCACCTGATCCGCGAGTTCGCGATCAAGCACAAGCTTCTCAAAAGCTCCAAGAAGTAA
- the dtd gene encoding D-aminoacyl-tRNA deacylase, with product MKAVVQRVSEAVLSVDGKEVSRIGRGLVCYLGVGRGDEEKDLDWLAKKTARLRIFPDGEGRMNLSAVDEGLAVLVVSQFTLYGDIRNGYRPGFSTAEDPAKAQGMYESFMSKLREYGVPVVAGGVFGADMTIDQCNRGPVTILLDSRDGRSGA from the coding sequence ATGAAAGCCGTCGTTCAGCGTGTGTCGGAAGCCGTTCTCAGCGTCGATGGAAAGGAAGTGTCCCGAATCGGCCGCGGGCTCGTCTGTTACCTCGGCGTCGGCCGGGGAGACGAGGAAAAGGACCTGGACTGGCTGGCGAAAAAAACGGCCAGGCTGCGAATCTTCCCCGATGGCGAGGGACGGATGAACCTTTCGGCGGTCGACGAGGGCCTGGCCGTACTGGTCGTTTCGCAGTTCACGCTTTACGGCGACATCAGGAACGGATACCGGCCGGGCTTTTCGACAGCGGAGGATCCCGCGAAGGCACAGGGCATGTACGAATCGTTCATGTCAAAACTGCGCGAATATGGCGTGCCCGTCGTTGCCGGCGGCGTCTTCGGTGCGGATATGACGATCGACCAGTGTAATCGCGGCCCCGTCACGATCCTGCTCGATTCTCGGGACGGCCGCTCCGGCGCCTGA
- the secF gene encoding protein translocase subunit SecF, with amino-acid sequence MKYNFMGYRNHCFAFSITLMVLSLVLMLARGFEYGIDFKGGNIIRVRFDQQTTEGKIREVFDKMPGLYFKGDQLVIQAVAEAKGAEFIIQYPAPLMDTVETGKLHGEILKELKANIPFRDDSLEVANVGPTVGDDMKRQAIYASILAVIGILLYLGWQFELQSSTGAVISLVHDLVIILGFISLFKIEFDITVLAALMTLLGYSVNDSIVVLDRIRENRRITKETDFVTLINDSINQTLGRTINTGMPTLFATCALMFLGGQTLFNFALVLTFGLIFGTYSSVFIASPVLLLLSGNKLNRRGA; translated from the coding sequence ATGAAATATAACTTCATGGGATACCGGAACCACTGCTTTGCATTTTCAATCACGTTGATGGTGTTGTCACTCGTGCTGATGCTTGCCAGAGGCTTCGAATACGGCATCGATTTCAAGGGCGGCAACATCATTCGCGTTCGCTTCGATCAGCAGACGACAGAAGGCAAGATTCGCGAGGTGTTCGACAAGATGCCCGGCCTGTATTTCAAGGGCGATCAGCTTGTCATCCAGGCTGTTGCCGAAGCCAAGGGTGCCGAGTTCATCATTCAGTATCCGGCTCCCCTCATGGATACGGTTGAAACTGGCAAGCTTCACGGTGAAATCCTGAAGGAACTCAAGGCGAATATTCCGTTCAGGGACGATTCGCTCGAAGTGGCCAATGTCGGACCAACCGTCGGCGATGATATGAAGCGTCAGGCTATTTACGCATCCATCCTTGCCGTGATCGGAATCCTCCTCTATCTCGGATGGCAGTTCGAACTTCAGTCTTCGACCGGTGCCGTCATCTCTCTTGTTCATGATCTCGTCATCATCCTCGGGTTCATCAGTCTTTTCAAAATCGAGTTCGACATCACCGTGTTGGCCGCGCTTATGACGCTTCTCGGCTACTCGGTCAACGACTCCATCGTCGTCCTCGACCGGATTCGCGAGAACAGGCGCATCACCAAGGAAACGGATTTCGTGACCCTGATCAACGATTCGATCAACCAGACGCTTGGCAGAACCATCAATACAGGCATGCCGACGCTCTTCGCCACCTGCGCCCTGATGTTCCTCGGGGGCCAGACCCTCTTCAACTTCGCTCTGGTCCTTACCTTCGGCCTCATCTTCGGAACCTACTCGTCGGTCTTCATCGCCAGTCCCGTCCTCCTGCTGCTGAGCGGCAACAAACTCAACCGCCGCGGCGCCTGA
- a CDS encoding tetratricopeptide repeat protein encodes MRTIPVGIFFCLCISSTIFAGPAETYLKKGKDYYGLFQYQQAAENLEKAVSLDASGFEAQYYLGLSLRKLNQLDRAAQVLEKALKLGPDEDDCRKALGSIYLQFAKDQKQAGNRERMLAFLEKACIAYPQNSPVWVSLYELWTADRRWQAIADTVKHLKQHNQAALDAGDDTNLQKAFILAAKAFIALRDHGSARDCITQAGRIHVTNDELLRLKSSLTQQSTQVATDLIGEGRAALEAGKFKQAIELLKKAQSAEPANGEIAGLIDQAQKRQTILDFTSSADAAEKKGDWDNALAQLYRAIEFAEGDKQLEDRAASISAFIDRRNEAAEKARTQAIARKQAMIDQNQKLAAMLKAAEESEKKGAFEAAALSYQQALAISKGDPDISAAIERVQKAASEEKRRLEAYKTRFAEAVRKLDEVDKPDEAFALFKELADDPRNPRPDLLPYLLKAAMALQKLDDAGAYLAELSSIASESDHVDYYSALLAFQKGEFQNAREPLEALQKRNSAYAPDIGSMLWKIRYEKYKSGIYLSLFFLLCWLYRPIVNFFRNLREARIDAAIEAALARGKYADVIPLLEARLADSGYTSNRKQLTVSLADAYLRQGRPAEAATQAAIVVAKDPRNPNAQRILGEATFQLGDRSAEGLERIMGLFKLDENRKDVLAFLAAQYRAGKHESKTAIDILTRQLQLAPDDRETLFYLADMYERRQNFSAAGLKVFERAVRFAPDKVQYHASLAACLMQAGKQDEAARVIAKALEKWPDHPDLRRLGSSASAPLSEELRASDTPSGTRVPLPAAGTLSGDQITCPHCGKPNPPREYYCGSCGKPIR; translated from the coding sequence ATGCGAACCATTCCCGTCGGAATCTTTTTCTGTCTTTGTATATCATCAACAATTTTTGCAGGCCCGGCCGAGACATATCTGAAGAAGGGAAAGGACTATTATGGCCTTTTCCAGTATCAGCAGGCGGCGGAGAACCTCGAAAAGGCGGTCTCTCTCGACGCATCGGGGTTCGAGGCCCAGTATTATCTCGGGTTGTCCCTGCGGAAGCTGAACCAGCTCGACAGGGCCGCCCAGGTCCTCGAGAAAGCCCTGAAACTCGGCCCCGACGAGGACGACTGCCGCAAGGCGCTCGGCTCGATCTACCTCCAGTTCGCCAAGGACCAGAAGCAGGCGGGCAATCGCGAACGGATGCTCGCATTCCTGGAAAAGGCCTGCATCGCCTATCCACAGAACTCACCCGTCTGGGTGTCCCTGTATGAACTCTGGACCGCCGACCGGCGCTGGCAGGCCATCGCCGACACCGTGAAACATCTCAAGCAGCACAATCAGGCCGCTCTCGATGCGGGTGACGACACGAACCTCCAGAAAGCCTTCATCCTCGCGGCAAAGGCGTTCATCGCTCTCCGCGACCACGGCTCGGCGCGCGACTGCATCACCCAGGCAGGCCGCATTCATGTCACCAACGACGAGCTCCTGAGGCTGAAGTCTTCGCTCACCCAGCAGTCGACCCAGGTCGCCACCGACCTCATCGGCGAAGGGCGGGCGGCTCTCGAGGCCGGCAAATTCAAACAGGCGATCGAACTCCTGAAGAAGGCCCAGAGCGCCGAGCCCGCCAACGGCGAGATCGCCGGCCTGATCGACCAGGCACAGAAGCGTCAGACCATCCTCGACTTCACCAGCTCCGCTGATGCCGCCGAGAAGAAGGGCGACTGGGATAACGCCCTCGCCCAGCTCTACCGGGCTATCGAGTTCGCCGAAGGCGACAAGCAGCTCGAAGACCGCGCCGCCTCGATCTCCGCCTTCATCGACCGACGAAACGAGGCGGCGGAAAAAGCCCGCACCCAGGCCATCGCCCGGAAACAGGCCATGATCGACCAGAACCAGAAGCTTGCCGCCATGCTGAAGGCCGCGGAAGAAAGCGAAAAGAAAGGCGCTTTCGAGGCGGCTGCCCTGAGTTACCAGCAGGCTCTCGCCATATCCAAGGGCGACCCGGACATCTCCGCGGCCATCGAGCGTGTTCAGAAGGCCGCTTCCGAAGAAAAGCGAAGGCTCGAAGCCTACAAGACCCGCTTCGCCGAAGCCGTGCGCAAACTCGACGAGGTCGACAAGCCCGATGAAGCCTTTGCCCTGTTCAAGGAGCTCGCCGACGATCCCCGGAACCCGCGTCCGGATCTTCTGCCGTATCTTCTGAAGGCCGCCATGGCGCTCCAGAAGCTCGATGACGCGGGCGCGTATCTCGCGGAACTGTCGTCGATCGCGTCGGAAAGCGATCACGTCGATTACTACTCCGCCCTGCTCGCCTTTCAGAAAGGCGAATTCCAAAACGCCAGAGAGCCTCTCGAAGCTCTGCAGAAGCGCAATTCAGCCTACGCTCCCGACATCGGGAGCATGCTCTGGAAAATCCGGTATGAAAAGTACAAGTCGGGAATCTATCTCAGCCTGTTTTTCCTGCTGTGCTGGCTTTACAGACCGATCGTGAACTTTTTCCGGAATCTCAGGGAAGCCCGCATCGATGCCGCGATCGAAGCGGCTCTCGCCCGTGGGAAATACGCCGACGTCATTCCCCTTCTGGAAGCCCGCCTCGCGGATTCTGGCTACACGAGCAACCGGAAACAACTGACCGTCTCCCTCGCCGATGCCTACCTGCGCCAGGGCCGGCCGGCCGAGGCCGCCACCCAGGCCGCCATCGTCGTTGCGAAAGATCCCAGGAATCCGAACGCGCAACGAATCCTCGGGGAGGCGACCTTTCAGCTCGGAGATCGGAGCGCCGAAGGCCTCGAGCGCATCATGGGCCTGTTCAAACTCGATGAAAACAGGAAGGATGTCTTGGCATTCCTGGCCGCCCAATATCGGGCCGGGAAACACGAAAGCAAAACCGCCATCGACATTCTGACCCGCCAGCTCCAACTCGCCCCCGACGATCGGGAAACCCTCTTCTACCTTGCCGACATGTACGAGAGGCGTCAGAATTTCTCGGCGGCAGGTCTGAAAGTGTTCGAACGAGCCGTCCGCTTCGCGCCGGACAAGGTTCAGTATCATGCGAGCCTCGCCGCGTGTCTCATGCAGGCAGGCAAGCAGGATGAGGCCGCACGGGTCATCGCAAAGGCCCTGGAAAAATGGCCTGATCATCCCGACCTGAGACGCCTTGGCTCGTCTGCCTCCGCACCGCTCAGCGAGGAGCTCCGGGCGTCGGACACCCCATCCGGAACCCGAGTGCCTCTCCCGGCTGCCGGCACTCTTTCAGGCGACCAGATCACCTGCCCCCACTGCGGCAAGCCCAATCCCCCCAGGGAGTATTATTGCGGCTCCTGCGGCAAGCCGATCCGCTGA